From the genome of Anoplopoma fimbria isolate UVic2021 breed Golden Eagle Sablefish chromosome 1, Afim_UVic_2022, whole genome shotgun sequence, one region includes:
- the camkk1b gene encoding calcium/calmodulin-dependent protein kinase kinase 1b: MSDDRVCRTELDSEHQGELADLVAAMNVAADGTTTPNGYRPGAPRASKLSDRKMSLQERGSRMARQRTIETKRVSITDADDCVQLNQYKLKKEIGKGSYGVVKLAYNEDSEQYYAMKVVSKKRLMKQFGFLRRLPPQGSNAVFPLEKVYKEIAILKKLDHHNVVKLVEVLDDPAEDGLHMAFDLMTKGPVMEVPTDDPFTEDQARFYFRDIILGIEYLHYHKIIHRDIKPSNLLLGDDGHVKIADFGVSNEFEGTDALLSSTAGTPAFMAPEMITEHEHSFSGKALDIWAMGVTLYCFVFGKCPFYDKYIVSLHNKIKNKPVEFPETPLISYELKELIERMLDKNPETRITIPEIKLHTWVTENGSNPLPLEEEHCREVEVTEEEVQNSVKLIPSLSAVILVKTMLRKRSFSNPFECLGRRAERSMSAPGGLLTGSWGLLGSSAHLHPSLRNVSKEGSREELEDLYEDDAFTEITD, from the exons ATGAGCGACGACAGAGTCTGCAGGACAGAGCTGGACTCGGAGCACCAGGGCGAGCTGGCCGACTTGGTGGCAGCCATGAACGTGGCCGCCGACGGCACAACCACACCCAATGGCTACAGGCCCGGTGCTCCGAGGGCCAGCAAACTCTCAGACAGGAAGATGTCactgcaggagagagggagccGCATGGCCCGACAGCGCACCATCGAGACCAAACGTGTGTCCATCACAGATGCTGAT GATTGTGTCCAGCTCAACCAGTATAAATTGAAGAAAGAGATTGGAAAG GGTTCATACGGAGTGGTAAAATTAGCATATAATGAAGATTCTGAGCAGTATTAT GCAATGAAAGTGGTTTCAAAGAAAAGGCTGATGAAGCAGTTTGGATTTCTGC GCCGCCTGCCTCCTCAAGGATCAAACGCTGTGTTTCCTCTGGAGAAAGTGTACAAGGAGATCGCCATTCTGAAGAAACTGGACCATCATAATGTTGTTAAACTGGTGGAG GTGCTTGATGATCCTGCTGAAGATGGACTTCATATGG CCTTCGATTTGATGACAAAGGG CCCGGTGATGGAGGTGCCTACAGACGACCCTTTCACAGAGGACCAGGCTCGCTTTTACTTCAGAGATATCATCCTGGGAATAGAGTACT TGCACTACCACAAGATCATCCATAGGGACATCAAACCCTCCAACCTGCTGCTTGGGGACGACGGTCACGTCAAGATTGCAGACTTTGGCGTGAGCAATGAGTTTGAGGGGACGGACGCCCTCCTGTCGAGCACGGCGGGGACGCCGGCCTTCATGGCCCCGGAGATGATTACCGAACACGAGCACAGCTTCAGCGGGAAG GCATTAGATATATGGGCGATGGGAGTCACACTCTACTGTTTTGTCTTTGGGAAG TGCcctttttatgacaaatacaTTGTCTCTCTGCACAACAAGATCAAGAACAAGCCTGTGGAGTTTCCAGAGAC accaTTAATAAGTTATGAATTGAAGGAGCTCATTGAGAGGATGCTGGATAAGAACCCTGAAACACGAATCACCATTCCTGAGATTAAG CTCCATACGTGGGTGACAGAGAACGGCTCCAACCCTCTTCCTCTGGAGGAGGAGCACTGCAGGGAGGTGGAGGTCactgaggaggaggtgcagaacAGCGTCAAACTCATCCCTAGTCTTTCCGCTGTG ATCCTTGTGAAGACTATGCTGAGGAAGCGGTCTTTTAGTAATCCCTTTGAGTGTCTGGGCAGACGGGCGGAGAGGTCCATGTCTGCCCCCGGAGGTCTTCTTAC TGGCTCTTGGGGCTTATTGGGGTCTTCGGCTCATCTTCATCCTTCCTTGAG
- the LOC129097400 gene encoding vacuolar protein sorting-associated protein 37D-like — MDTRRLVFRQSTALECIITSSHGAPAGRTGNKQVPNFDEEKSFQRGGVIMSLSVQVVALRTRELRELLEDEDKINHTIRCAEKFQGLQRAAENLLLSNKEIAKIGLSQKPKFRDAKLLLAMKYKQLENIRSIIQAKQELIAEKYSVHDAQWSLLKKINHAEQESEMLFQRFAEGKATLAEFLDSFLSLRKLQHIRMTLVKKLKETIELRSTQRLGETHPDTFSAEEIQNACLPVCGLTTAVILPACCHPPFLLPLGAHANTVHRLQHLPFCYDYKKAIRPGAHGRGPKWPVKPVHLQPLKFQQRKRHQEPQ, encoded by the exons ATGGACACTAGGCGATTAGTTTTCCGACAGTCGACAGCCCTTGAATGCATCATTACCAGCTCACATGGCGCCCCAGCAGGAAGGACTGGGAACAAACAGGTACCAAACTTTGATGAAGAGAAGAGCTTCCAGCGTGGAGGAGTCATCATGTCTCTGTCGGTGCAGGTTGTCGCTCTGAGGACCAGAGAGCTGCGAGAGCTGCTGgaagatgaagacaaaataaatcacaccaTCAGGTGCGCTGAGAAG TTCCAGGGGCTGCAGAGGGCTGCAGAGAATCTGCTGCtttcaaataaagaaattgcCAAAATCGGTCTTTCTCAAAAACCTAAATTTAGAGACGCTAAATTGCTCCTAGCAATGAAGTACAAACAGCTGGAAAACATTAGAAGCATCATCCAGGCTAAACAGGAACTAATTG CAGAGAAATACAGTGTTCACGATGCTCAGTGGAGTCTCCTAAAGAAGATAAATCATGCAGAGCAGGAGAGTGAG ATGCTGTTTCAGAGGTTTGCAGAGGGGAAAGCGACGCTGGCAGAGTTCCTGGATTCCTTTCTCAGCTTGAGGAAACTCCAACACATCAGGATGACCCTGGTGAAGAAACTCAAAGAAACTATTGAACTTAGATCAACACAAAGGCTCGGTGAGACTCACCCCGACACTTTCTCTGCAGAGGAGATACAAAACGCCTGCCTCCCAGTCTGCGGACTAACCACAGCTGTCATCTTACCTGCCTGCTGCCACCCTCCATTCCTGCTGCCCCTTGGTGCCCATGCAAACACTGTTCACCGTCTACAGCATTTACCGTTTTGTTACGATTACAAGAAGGCCATACGTCCAGGAGCGCACGGACGGGGCCCGAAATGGCCGGTGAAACCCGTCCATCTTCAGCCTCTGAAGTTTCAGCAGAGGAAGCGTCATCAAGAACCACAATGA
- the LOC129092276 gene encoding mitochondrial uncoupling protein 2-like, with translation MVGGGAADLSPTAAVKIFAAGTAGCVAELVTYPLDTAKVRLQIQGESKPSLEGQRIRYRGVFGTLLTMVRTEGPRSLYSGLVAGLHRQMGFASVRIGLYDTMKGFYTKGSENAGIGARLLAGCSTGAMAVAFAQPTDVVKIRFQAQVCGSASVKRYNSTFDAYKTIARDEGFRGLWKGCLPNITRNAIVNCSELVTYDIIKELILKYNLMTDNMPCHFTAGFAAGFCTTIVVSPVDVVKTRFMNSAPGKYSGAINCGLIMLMKEGPTAFYKGFIPAFLRLGSWNIVMFMSFEQIKRAIIRFQQSRDSVL, from the exons ATGGTCGGTGGAGGAGCTGCCGATCTGTCCCCAACAGCCGCTGTCAAGATCTTTGCAGCCGGAACAGCTGGCTGTGTGGCCGAACTGGTCACTTATCCCCTGGACACAGCCAAAGTGAGACTGCAG ATTCAAGGTGAATCCAAGCCCTCACTGGAAGGCCAAAGGATAAGATACAGAGGTGTGTTCGGCACCCTCCTCACCATGGTGAGGACCGAGGGCCCCAGGAGTCTTTACAGTGGACTGGTGGCAGGGCTGCATCGACAGATGGGCTTCGCCTCAGTCCGCATCGGCCTGTATGACACCATGAAGGGGTTCTACACCAAAGGGTCAGAGA ATGCAGGAATTGGGGCTCGGCTGCTGGCAGGCTGCTCCACGGGGGCGATGGCAGTGGCCTTCGCGCAGCCCACTGATGTGGTGAAAATCCGGTTCCAGGCTCAGGTCTGCGGGTCCGCCTCTGTGAAAAGATACAACAGCACGTTTGATGCCTACAAGACCATCGCCAGAGATGAGGGCTTCAGAGGGCTCTGGAAAG GTTGTCTGCCAAACATAACTCGTAATGCCATAGTAAACTGCTCCGAGCTGGTGACGTACGACATCATTAAGGAGCTCATCCTGAAGTACAACCTGATGACAG ACAACATGCCGTGTCACTTCACAGCAGGCTTCGCAGCAGGTTTCTGCACCACCATTGTGGTGTCTCCAGTGGATGTGGTGAAAACACGCTTCATGAACTCAGCGCCTGGGAAGTACAGCGGCGCTATTAACTGTGGCCTAATCATGCTGATGAAAGAGGGACCCACAGCTTTCTATAAGGG atttataCCCGCATTTCTCCGTTTGGGTTCCTGGAACATTGTAATGTTCATGAGCTTCGAGCAGATTAAGAGAGCTATCATAAGATTCCAACAGTCCCGGGATTCAGTGCTCTGA